In Desulforhopalus sp., the genomic stretch GTGTTCTCCGTATAACCAAATAAACAATCTTTTTTACCGGCCCGAATTACTTTAAAATTTCGATCATCTGAGTCGATTCATTCCACTTATACCCCGATCCCAGCCACATTTTCTCTATCATATTGATATCCAGATTGATTCCCTCAATTTCATTGTAACGGTCATGTACTGCGAGAATTTCACTGTCGCTGATGGTGTTGTCTTTATCAGTATCGGCCCAGTGGTGATGACCTATGCGCACTGAACTGCTTCCTCCTATCGGGGGGGCAGTGTTTGGATCGCCACTTATTGCGGCAGTACCATGAAAGCCAATTTGTTCGTCTTTCCCGCCATTTACGCTGATAACGTAGGCAAATACAGCGGTTTCGTTAATTTTTTTTAGCCATTTGATGGTATCCTTTTTTTTGCTGCCTCCCGAAATCTCCGGCGATATCTTTAAAACTGTCGCATTTGCCGGTAGATTCTCTCTAATAACGACGGCAGTTGCTTTATCCGCTGGGCCACCGGTAATTCTGATGAGCACGGGAAAGGACTGTCCCGCGATACAGTGCTCTGGCGCGCTTCGTTCGGCGGTGATAACAAGACGGGGAGAAGAAGACAAGGAAAACCAGGCAAAGGTCGCAAAGACTCCGAGGAGCGTCAAGGAGAGCATCAAAAGGGGCCAGACTTTATAAATGCCGGATTTTTGCTTTTCGGCGGATAATGGCTGCGAAGCAGTAGACTGGGGGGGAGGTGCGGCGATTTCGGCTATAATTTCATTTTCAAGGATATCCGCCAGCTGAACGTTGAGTGCTTCCGCTAGCTTTATACCGTTTTCCTTTTTAATGCTTGGATAACGCCGGTTCTCCCACCTTGAAATAGTATCGGTGGTGACATGAACGGCAGTAGCCAAATAGAGTTGCGTCAATCCTTGCTCTTCACGCAGACGTTTGATTTTTGCCCCGTCAACGTGCACCATACTCATTGGGCCAGGCAGCGGATGATCTGTCATCAAAGATTCTGGGTTTAGAGAAAGAGGCTTTAATAGAAAAACTCTCTCCGGGCATCAGAGTTCCACACATAAAAAGTTGGGTTCTCTACACGAAGGAGTAGAATGTTCTGCTGTTTCTGTACAAGCAAAACTTCCATAGTTACCGCTATGACAGAGGTGCGGATTGCATTCAATCGCACCATATATACCAATTTCCGTAAATCCAAGAAAGAAATAATTCCAGTCGATTATGTCGAGAGTCTAATGGTGTCAGGATGGGTAGCTTGAGTTCATGTATTCGATTTCTTTTCTTATGTTACGAGGGAATTAGAATACTCAAGAAGATTTACGGGAAATGGCACTTACCAATCAAGGCGCAGAACATTATCAAGCGGATCGGATTTGACAATCAATACTTTAACACACATATTCGGGCTTACAGCTTTACCACCTGGTGGTGGAAGGTCTATATCCATGAGAATATCGGTGAGCAGAAGATTTATTCTTTTTGGGTTGGTTTGGATTACCAAGGCGTCAACGTACTGCCCCTGTCGGTCGGCCAAATATTTAAGCAGCCAGTAACGTTGGCGTTGTTGGCGAACGATTTGCGCGGCAGTCAGGGTTCGAGTAAGAACCGAATTGAAATCCTTGCACATTTCCTCAGTAAAACAAGGTTCTTTGCGACGGATAATGGAATTTAACTGGTGCTGCATAACCAAGTCAAGGAGCCGGCGGATCGGTGATGTGACAGTTGTGTAATGTGACACGCCGAGGCCGCTGTGTGATTTTGCGGTAGTTGACAGCTCGCCGCGCGGAATGTTTTTTCTCTGCAAGGTGTTTTGGAACAGATCATCATCTTCTCCAAAAACGATTCTGTTTTGGAGGACCGGCTGTGATCTGAAGAGCCCAGGTACCATACGATCAGCGACATATTTTGCGGCTTCGCTGTTGGCCAGAATCATCATTTCCGACACTATTGTTCTTGCCGGGGTATCACTCTTTGAAAGGTTGACATGCACTTTGCCTTGATGATCAACAAAAATATTAACATCGGGAAATGGCAGAAGGAGCGCCCCCTTTTTCAATCGACGTGATCGCAGTTTCCGGCGGAGCATATCAAGTAGGCGGATCTCCTTGTCTGTATCAAGCATCCTGTCAACTTCATCATAGGTGAGTCGTCTCTTTACTTTGATGATTGATGGAAATATTCGTACTTTCAGAATTTCTGCGTCTGCTGAGAGCAGGATCATAAAGCTTAAAGCGGCACGAGTTTCATCCTGTATCAGGCTGCATATTCCCTGAGAAAGATGGCGGGGCAACATCGGTATCTGGCCCTCCGGGAAATAGATTGAGGTGCCTCTATGCATGGCCTCAAAAAAGAGTGGATCACCGGGGCGGACATAATGGGCTACATCTGAAATATGAATACCAACCAGATAGTTGCCATCTTGTTCCACGACTGTTAGTGCGTCATCGAAGTCAAGGGTTGTCGGTCCATCGATGGTGATAGGAGAGAGATAGGTAAGGTCAGTTCTGCCTGGGTCATCGAATAATTCTTCCTGCCCTCGCTGGAGGATAAGTTCGGCCTGTTGACGTGCAGCCAGGGAGAAATTGACGGGTAGTTCCTGCCGGAGGAGAGCAATATTCTCATTGACTGACCAGATGCCGGCCTTGACGAGCAGATGAAAAGGATCGTGCGGTTTGGTGAGTCCTGCGGTTTTCAATAATTTTTGGGCGAGATCCGCCTCAGTTGCTTCATTACCAAAAAGATAATAGTCACGAATAATTTTCAGAGTTTCCTCCTCCAACTCTCCAAGTTTTTCAGGAGCGGAGTTGGAAGTGAATAGTGCAGTGAAAAATTCTGCACCTTTTTCAATGAGTTGTTGTCGCTTCGCCTCCTTATTCAATTGTGTCTGCAGTTGTTCAACTTTTTCCGGTTGGTTGGCAAGAATCAGACCTTCTTTGTACTTAAAGAAGAGTTTGTCCTCAAATACACAGCGAAGGAGGGCGGAAATGGAATCATCATTGGCAATTTCGCCAAAGGTCAATTCGGCAAGAAAGGCGGGAGTGAAAGAATGAGGGCCATCTTCAGAGATTACTTCCCACACTTCTCGCAAATTGACGTTGTTCATCAGAGAACAGCGTTTTTCAAAGGCCTCGCGCAGCTGTTTAGTGAGGAGTTCTCTGTTTTCACTGATAGGGTGTGTTTGGTTTGAACAATGAATAACCCGGGATACTGGCAGATTGAGTTCTCGGCCATTTTGGTTGATCAAGCGAAGCCGTTTGAGCTGGCTTTCGACCACCAAGGCGCAGACAAATTTACCATTATCAAGGTATTCTATGAGTTTCCCGGCGACAATCATCGATCCTTAAACCGTTCCAAGCCTTTTTGCCCAAAAGTATTATTTTTATTCCGCATATCTTGGAAATGGTATAAAGCTGAGTTGAGCAGCTTGTCTGCTCAAAACGAAACTTATGCCCTTGCGGTATAAGTACAGGTGAAAGGTCGTATAGTACATAAACAGTACGTTTGCTTCATTTTGATAGTCTCTAAGACAAACGTCAGACAGTATAGTGTGGAATGAAATTTTGCCCACACTTATTCTTCTTCTCTCCATATTATCTTAATTATTCTATGAATCTTTCGGAAAAACCAGTCAAATCAGGGATGGTGGCCATTGTTGGTCCGCCAAATGCCGGGAAATCAACCTTAATGAATCATTTTCTTGGCCAAAAAATTTCTATTGTAACTCCTAAACCGCAGACCACAAGGAACCGAATTGTCGGGATAGCAAATGAAGAAGAGTACCAGATAGTATTTCTTGACACACCAGGACTTCACCAATCCAGGGAGCCCCTCAATATAGAAATGGCGAAGATTGCCATGGACAGTTTAACGGAGGTCGATCTTGTCCTTTTTTTGCTCGATGTTTCACTTCCCCTTCCGAAAAAACTCAAGGAAGAGAAGCAAGCTGAGCTGTTCTCCTATTTTCAAAAGATAAAATCGCCTGCCGTAATGGTTTTAAACAAAATCGATCTTATCGACCGAAAGCTGGTCCTTCCGATGATCGAGGCATACGCCAGTTTGTTCCCATTTAAGGCAATTATTCCAATTTCCGCTCTGCGTGAAGACGGCCTGGAGGGTTTGCGCAAGGAGATTCTTGATTTGTTGCCTCTTGGACCAAGGTTATTTCCTGAGGATATCCCAACCGACGCTTCTGAACGGTTCCTTTGCGCCGAAATTATCAGAGAGAAAGTGTTTCTCCTCACGGGACAGGAAGTTCCATATTCAACTGCAGTTCTCATTGAATCTTTCAAGGAAGATGAGTCAAGGCAACTGGTGACTATTCATGCCGCAATTATAGTCGATAGGGATTCGCAGAAGGGTATTGTTATTGGCAAGGGCGGGCAGAAATTGAAAAGTATTGGAACGGCAGCACGAAAAGACATGGAAACGTTACTTGGCCAAAAGGTTCTGCTGAAACTTTGGGTAAAAGTTCACAGGAACTGGTCAGAGGACAAGCGCTTTCTCAGGGAACTTGGCTTTTAGTTTTCGCTCTTGTTGTATCCCGAGAAGAGAGTAAGGCTTTTCAAGACATTGAAGGCAGTGCGCAATTGATTGTCTTGCTGGAGGCGTTCCTCCAATTTAGGCGCAATATTCTCTCCTTTCTTGCCTTTTTCCTGCAATAAACCAGGCAGATGGTTGGATAGATCGGCCTCTTTCATAAGTTTTTTATCGGTCTTTGGTTTTTCCGGTTGAGCGCAGGCAACGAAGGGCACCTCGACATCAGGCGTAATTCCAAGAGCTTGGATAGATCGATCGTCCGGGGTGTAGTAGGTGGCCGTCGTCATGCGCAGGCCTGCACCGTCCGGCAGAGGAATAATTGTTTGCACTGAGCCCTTGCCAAAGGTTTGCATGCCGACGATTATACCTCGTTTATGGGCCTGGATAGCCCCGGCCACGATTTCCGCTGCACTTGCCGATCCTTCGTTGACCAAGAGAACCAGCGGGAATTGGCGCTTCTCACCGCTGGCATGGGCGGTAAAGACTGTATTTTGATCTGGCCGGCGACCCTTGGTGTAAACTATTTTGCCCTTTTCAAGGAATATGTCGGCAATACTTACGGCCTGATGTAATAATCCACCGGGATTATTGCGCAAATCAAGAATGAGACCGTCTATTTGCCTTTCGTTCTTTAGCTGTTGCAATTTTGTTTTGAACTCACTGCTGGTATGGCTTTGGAATTTGGTGATCCGTGAGTAGACGAGGCCCGGGGAGAGAAATTCTGCCTTTACCGACTGAATTGGAATTATTTCTCTTTTAATGGTCATTTTTTTTAACTCGTCCCATCCCTCTCTGTAGATCGACAGGGTCACTGAGGTGCCTGCCGGTCCCCGAAGTTTTTCAATTGCATCATAGGGAGCCATGTTTTTGGTTTTTTGACCGTCGATTTCAAGGATTATGTCATTGGCTTTAAGGCCGGCTTGATCGGCAGGGGTATCGGCAATAGGGCTGACGATTGTTAAAAGATCGTTTTTAATCGTCACCTCAATGCCGATTCCGGAAAATGATCCCCGCGTTTCATCTTGCAGGTCTTTGAAGCTTTCCGGGGCCAGATAAGAGGAGTGGGGATCAAGAGAATAAAGAAGCCCCCTGATTGCTCCATTGAGAGCCTCTTTCGTATTGATTTCTTCAACATAATTCTCCTGGAGTATGCTCAGTATATTGGAGAAGAGTTCCAGCTGTTTATAGGTGGTTTCCTTGTCTGCCTGAGAAATCTCAGCAGATGCTGGGGGACTCAAAGACAACAGGCTAAGCAACAGGAGAACGGCGGAAGAAAAAGAATATTTATTTGAGGTGAACATAGCGTTCCTCGAGGTTAAAAAAAATAGTTCATTGAACAGGACTTCCTTTGTCAGGCGGAGCTGTGGATTGCTCAGTTGCAGTCCTTAATCTGTTAGGATTTAGCCAGATGAGTGGGTCCAGTGGTTGGTTGGAGTGGCGAACCTCAAAGTAGATACCTTCGTCAAAGAGGGTAGCGGTGCTCCCTACTATTCCGATGGCTTCATCACGTTTTAGCTTTTGTCCCTGGGTAACGAGGATTTTTTCGATTCGGGCAGTTACGGTGTAATACTGAAAACCATGGTGTATTATAACAGTGTTGCCATAACCACGTAAGTATCCAGAGAAAATCACTTCCCCATCACTAACGGCGACAATATTGGTCCCATCAGGCGCCTGCAGTTCGATGCCAAGAGATTTTCTTGAGATTCCGAGCTTATTAACCTTTTCTTGTTGGAAAAGGGTGATGAGTTCGCCGTCCACAGGGGGACGGAGATTGCCTTTGTTGGCTAGAAAATTCTGGTCTTCACTTTGGTTTTTGCTCTTTATGGCAACGATGGACTTCGTCAAATCATCGGAGGCCCGTTGCATTTCTTCCATCGCTTGCTTGTGAAGCTTTGTCTGGGTACGAACTTGGGTTAGGAGGATATGTTTTTCCGTCTTTGCCGCCTCTAAAACCTCTTTTTCGGCAATTGCCTGATTGATAAATTCCTGGAGAACCGATTTTTCTAAATCAAGAGCTGATTTTACTCGCAGAAGCTCTTTGATGGTGTCTCCATACACGCGAAGGAGATTCTGGTCATATTTTATGAGTACATCAAAGGCGTCGTGGAAGGTAAGAAGTTCGGGAAGGGTCTGGGTGGAGAAGGTTACATTGAGAAGGCCAATATCACCCATGGTGTAGTATGCGGAAATTCTTTTTTTCAGATGTTCTTCTACTCTGCTTTTGTCGTCACGAATCTTTACCAGAGCTTCCTCTTTCTTATCGATTAGAGCTTGTTGATTGCGCATTTTTTCTTCCAGCTCTGAGAGCTTGTCCTGTTGCTGGATAATTTTATTATCAAGGATCTCAAGCTCATCGAGGATATTTTGTTCCTTGATCTCCGTCTCAGTGATTTGATTTTCTTTGGTGAGGATTCCCTGTTGGAGACGGCGGATTTTTATCCTGAAGCTACCAATTTCCTTGCTCTCGGAAATATCGTTTTCTCCGGCGAAAAGGGTCGTAATCGGCGAACACAGCCAAGAAAGGATGATACAGGCAATAAAAAGGCATAAAAACGGCAGAGGTTTTCGTCGGCAGAGGGAGGTTCGGCTGATACCCGCGGTGATGCAAGAAGCGCTGAATCTCATAGTTCGAACGAAAGGAAGAGAGAAATGGCTCAAATACGTAAAAACTTCTGCATGGTCGAATAGCTGCCAACAGTGCAGAGGAGTATTGAAACGCAGATAATGGTTAAACTGACCACAGGTGGAAAGAATGAAAATTCAAAAAGATTGAGAAAACTGGGGCCGGAAAATCGTAGCTTTATCCATTTATATAGAATGAAAAGCGAAACTATCCCAAGACTAGAACCAATAATCCCTTGGAGAACTCCCTCAAGCAGGAAAGGAGTTCTGATATAGTTATTTGTAGCGCCGACAAGCTTAAGCAGTTCTAGCTCATCCTGTCGGCCTAGTATAGTGAGGCGGATGGTGTAGGCTACCATAAAGATGGTCGTCAGGATAAGCAGGGTGCCACTGAGAAGAACGATAATCGATAGCAGCTTGGTGAAATAATAAAATCTCTCCACCCAATCTTGTCCATATTGCACTTTGAGTGTACCCGGGAGGCGCGAGAGATATGCTGAAAAAAGCTTTACCTGATTGAGGCTCCGCAAATTTTTCAGGGGAATGACTTCAATTGAAGGAGGCAGGAAATCCTTCGGCATGTCATTAAGGACGTCCTGATTTGGCCCGAGTTGGCGCTCAAAACGCTGGTATGCTTCCGCTCTTGAAATGAAACGGATTTTTTCGACCTCGTCAAAGGTGGTTATTTTTTTCGTCAGCTGTTGCTGCAGTTCAGGGCCTGCTTCTTCTTCGAGGTAGACAATGAGACTGAGGTCGTCTCCAAGTTTTTCCCCAAAGGTTAGCATGTTAGCATAAATAAGGTAGAAAAAGGCGAATATCAAGACCGAGAGACTGACGGTGAGCAGGGTCATCAGTTGCGACGCCCATGTCTGACGGATATTGCGGCCAACCTGCCTGAAGACAGTAAACCAAAAACTCATATGAGTTCTCCGGAGATTGAGTGTAGTCGACCTTTGCGGAGTTCCATTACTCGGTGCGAGGTGTGGCGATAGATTGAATCATCATGGGTGGCTATAACGATAGTTGCCCCGGCTTTATTACATTTATTAAGAAGATTCATAACTCTTTCGGTGGTTATTGCATCGAGGTTGCCAGTTGGTTCGTCGACTAAAATCATTGTTGGCGAATTGGCGACAGCTCGGGCAAGTGTAACTCTTTGCTGCTCTCCCCGGGATAACTCACCGGTAATAGTGTCATGTTTGTCAGCAAGGTCGAGTTGGTCAAGCAGATCACGCACCCGCTTTTTGATGATTTGCGGTTTTTTGTAAGATACCTCCATAGAGATTGCTATATTTTCGGAGGCCGTTCTGTTAGTGAGCAACTTGAAATCTTGATACGCTACACCTATTTTCTGCCGAAGTTTAGCAAGGTGGTATCCTTTCAGCTGGTTGATTGGTCTTCCGGAAATTTCAATGAGGCCATTGGTTGGCAATTCCATGCTGCAGAGTAATTTGAGCAGGGTCGTTTTGCCAGCCCCGCTCATTCCGATGACAAAAAACATCTCGCCACTGGCTATTGACAGGGAAAGGTCTTTTAAGGCGGTAACATCGGGTGGGTATTCTTTCGAGACTTTAATCAGCTCGATCATTATCTCATTGTTGTTGTTCGAATTTGTCTTCATTTTTCAAACGTATGAAACAAACAAGATTTTTGACGCAGTATGCCGCGCTGGGCGCAAAACAATCAACCGTATGTGGGGATGGCAAGAGCGTTCCTGGTTTGATGGAGCAAGGTACTCTATTTTAAGAAAAATTGGGAAAAAATAAAGCATTTCCCGATGAAAGGTAATTCTATCAATAGTTGGCCAAGAAACTTTGGCGAAAAAAGACAATTTCCCTATGTGTAGGCTTTGCTTGCCCCTTGATGCTTGGCAATCAGACCTACAAAACGTAGGGAATACATGGGGATAATCTCGATTAAGCTGACTATGGGTGATGGCGTTTGAATCATGTTTCCGGGTGGCGGCGGTTCCTTCGATCATAGCCATAAGCGGCGAATTTACACTTGCAACTTAGCCTGCAGTTGGTATTGTTACAGGTTTCGCAGTTGACCTGATATAAAGAAATTCTATAAGTGAGTCGCGGAATTGAGGATCAAATACCTCTAACCCGATTAGCGAAATATATGAAGGAGAATGACATGGATTACAGGGAAACCCTTAATCTGCCGCAAACCGCCTTTAATATGAAGGCAAATCTTGCCCAGAAGGAGCCTCAGGTTCTGAAAAGATGGGACAAGGAAAATTTATACCAGCGCATTCAGGAAACAGCCCAAGGCAAACCGCTCTTCGTTCTTCATGACGGGCCTCCATATGCCAATGGCAATATTCACCTGGGTACTGCCTTTAATAAAATACTCAAGGATATCATTCTCCGATCAAAAAGAATGGCCGGTTTTAACGTTCCCTATGTTCCGGGGTGGGATTGTCATGGTCTGCCGATAGAGCATAACGTTGACAAGGAACTTGGCGAGAAAAAGAACACTATCCCTAAACTGTCAAAACGCAGTGCCTGTCGCAAATACGCTAATAAATGGATAAAAATCCAAAAAGAACAGTTTAAGAGACTCGGTGTTTTAGGTGATTGGGATAAACCGTATCTCACTATCGATTATTCGTACGAGGCGGCCATCGCCAGGGAATTTAACACCTTCCTACACTCAGGGGCAGTAATTCGCAATCGTAAGCCAGTTTATTGGTGTACCACCTGTACCACCGCTTTGGCCGAGGCTGAGGTTGAATATGCCGATCATACCTCGCCTTCCGTGTACGTTAAATTTGCGGCAGGGGAGGATTTTTCCGATATCCATCCATCCCTGACTGGCGGCAAGGTTTTCTTCGTTATCTGGACGACCACCCCCTGGACCCTTCCAGCCAATCTCGCCATTGCCCTCAATCCTGAATTCATTTATGCGGCTGTGGCTGTTGCCGGTGAGATCTGGATCGTGGCGAAAGATCTGGTAGAAAATGTAATGGCCGCAACGGAGATCACGGATTTCAAGATACTAGGCACATTCGTCGCAACGCCTTTTGAGCATCGTAAATGCCGGCATCCTTTTATGGACAGAGAATCTGTCTTGGTGCTCGCTGACTATGTCACCGCCGATGCCGGTACCGGCTGTGTCCATACCGCGCCTGGGCACGGTGCGGACGACTATCAGACCGGCCTGAGATACGGTCTGGATATCCTGTCGCCGGTTGACGACAAGGGAATATACACTAAAGACGCCGGACCCTATGCCGGACAGCAAATACCGCGGGTTAATAAGATAATAATCACCGACATGGCGGCCTCTGGAGCACTGTTGAAGGAAAGTGCCATCAGACACAGTTATCCGCATTGTTGGCGGTGCAAAGAACCGGTTATGTACCGGGCCACGCCGCAGTGGTTTATTTCCATGGAAAACAATGGATTGCGGACAAAGGCCCTGGCAGCCATAGAGACCGTGCAATGGACTCCGGCTTGGGGCATGCAGCGCATCTACTCGATGATTGAAGGTCGACCTGACTGGTGCCTTTCCCGCCAACGAAGTTGGGGCGTGCCGCTCACAGTGATTAGCTGCCGATCTTGCGGTGAGATCGTCAAGTCAACGGAGCTTGTTGAAAAGATAGACGAACTCTTCAGAAAAGAAGGGGCTGATGCCTGGTTTAGCCATCAACTAGAAGATTTTATAGGTAATGATACCACCTGTCGAAAGTGTGGCTCAAAAGAGTTTGCCAAAGAAGAAGACATCCTCGATGTCTGGTTTGACTCCGGGGTGAGCCATGCCGCTGTTTTAGAGGAGCGAGAGGAACTGTGCTCGCCGGCGGATCTCTATCTGGAGGGTAGCGACCAGCATAGAGGCTGGTTCCATAGCTCCCTGTTGGCCTCTACCGGAACCCGAGGGCGTGCACCCTTTAAAGGTGTTTTAACCCATGGATACGTCGTCGATGGTCAAGGGCGAAAGATGTCCAAATCGGTTGGAAATGTCGTTGCTCCTGGGGAGGTAATTGAAAAATATGGCGCCGAGATTCTCAGGCTGTGGGTTGCAAGCGAAGATTACCGCGATGATGTCAAGGTTTCCGACGAAATTCTCAAGCAGGTTTCCGATTCCTATCGCAAGATTCGCAATACAATTCGCTATTTCTTAAGTAATCTAAATGACTTCGATCCAGGAAAACACCGGGTTGCAGACAGCGAACTGGCTGAGATTGATCGATGGGCCCTGGCCAAATTCGAGGAACTGAAAAACAAGATCACCCAGAGTTATGAGCGGTATGAATTTCACGCCATCTATCAAGGGCTGAACTATTTTTGCGGCACCACCATGAGTGCCTTCTATCTCGATATCTTGAAAGACAGGCTGTACACCTCAGCCCCCGATTCAAGGGCAAGACGGTCGGCGCAAACGGTTTTGTATGATATCCTCGATGGCATGTTACGTCTGATGAGCCCCATTCTCTGTTTTACCGCCGCAGAGGCTTGGAATGTCCTCAAAGGGATTGGCGAGAATGGACCTCTTTTGCAGGAGATTCATTTTGCTGAATTTGCCCCAGCAAAGTCTATCGATTGTGACGAGCAAATGATGGAAAAATGGGCGAAACTTATCAAAATTCGCTCAGAGATTACCAAGGCCCTGGAAATAGCCCGTCGTGACAAAGTGATTGGCCATTCTTTAGAGGCAGAGGTTCTCATTGCCGCTGAAGGCGAGATGGTCG encodes the following:
- the ftsE gene encoding cell division ATP-binding protein FtsE codes for the protein MKTNSNNNNEIMIELIKVSKEYPPDVTALKDLSLSIASGEMFFVIGMSGAGKTTLLKLLCSMELPTNGLIEISGRPINQLKGYHLAKLRQKIGVAYQDFKLLTNRTASENIAISMEVSYKKPQIIKKRVRDLLDQLDLADKHDTITGELSRGEQQRVTLARAVANSPTMILVDEPTGNLDAITTERVMNLLNKCNKAGATIVIATHDDSIYRHTSHRVMELRKGRLHSISGELI
- a CDS encoding RNB domain-containing ribonuclease, yielding MIVAGKLIEYLDNGKFVCALVVESQLKRLRLINQNGRELNLPVSRVIHCSNQTHPISENRELLTKQLREAFEKRCSLMNNVNLREVWEVISEDGPHSFTPAFLAELTFGEIANDDSISALLRCVFEDKLFFKYKEGLILANQPEKVEQLQTQLNKEAKRQQLIEKGAEFFTALFTSNSAPEKLGELEEETLKIIRDYYLFGNEATEADLAQKLLKTAGLTKPHDPFHLLVKAGIWSVNENIALLRQELPVNFSLAARQQAELILQRGQEELFDDPGRTDLTYLSPITIDGPTTLDFDDALTVVEQDGNYLVGIHISDVAHYVRPGDPLFFEAMHRGTSIYFPEGQIPMLPRHLSQGICSLIQDETRAALSFMILLSADAEILKVRIFPSIIKVKRRLTYDEVDRMLDTDKEIRLLDMLRRKLRSRRLKKGALLLPFPDVNIFVDHQGKVHVNLSKSDTPARTIVSEMMILANSEAAKYVADRMVPGLFRSQPVLQNRIVFGEDDDLFQNTLQRKNIPRGELSTTAKSHSGLGVSHYTTVTSPIRRLLDLVMQHQLNSIIRRKEPCFTEEMCKDFNSVLTRTLTAAQIVRQQRQRYWLLKYLADRQGQYVDALVIQTNPKRINLLLTDILMDIDLPPPGGKAVSPNMCVKVLIVKSDPLDNVLRLDW
- the ftsX gene encoding permease-like cell division protein FtsX, with product MSFWFTVFRQVGRNIRQTWASQLMTLLTVSLSVLIFAFFYLIYANMLTFGEKLGDDLSLIVYLEEEAGPELQQQLTKKITTFDEVEKIRFISRAEAYQRFERQLGPNQDVLNDMPKDFLPPSIEVIPLKNLRSLNQVKLFSAYLSRLPGTLKVQYGQDWVERFYYFTKLLSIIVLLSGTLLILTTIFMVAYTIRLTILGRQDELELLKLVGATNNYIRTPFLLEGVLQGIIGSSLGIVSLFILYKWIKLRFSGPSFLNLFEFSFFPPVVSLTIICVSILLCTVGSYSTMQKFLRI
- the era gene encoding GTPase Era; translated protein: MKFCPHLFFFSPYYLNYSMNLSEKPVKSGMVAIVGPPNAGKSTLMNHFLGQKISIVTPKPQTTRNRIVGIANEEEYQIVFLDTPGLHQSREPLNIEMAKIAMDSLTEVDLVLFLLDVSLPLPKKLKEEKQAELFSYFQKIKSPAVMVLNKIDLIDRKLVLPMIEAYASLFPFKAIIPISALREDGLEGLRKEILDLLPLGPRLFPEDIPTDASERFLCAEIIREKVFLLTGQEVPYSTAVLIESFKEDESRQLVTIHAAIIVDRDSQKGIVIGKGGQKLKSIGTAARKDMETLLGQKVLLKLWVKVHRNWSEDKRFLRELGF
- a CDS encoding helix-turn-helix domain-containing protein is translated as MTDHPLPGPMSMVHVDGAKIKRLREEQGLTQLYLATAVHVTTDTISRWENRRYPSIKKENGIKLAEALNVQLADILENEIIAEIAAPPPQSTASQPLSAEKQKSGIYKVWPLLMLSLTLLGVFATFAWFSLSSSPRLVITAERSAPEHCIAGQSFPVLIRITGGPADKATAVVIRENLPANATVLKISPEISGGSKKKDTIKWLKKINETAVFAYVISVNGGKDEQIGFHGTAAISGDPNTAPPIGGSSSVRIGHHHWADTDKDNTISDSEILAVHDRYNEIEGINLDINMIEKMWLGSGYKWNESTQMIEILK
- the ileS gene encoding isoleucine--tRNA ligase, which codes for MDYRETLNLPQTAFNMKANLAQKEPQVLKRWDKENLYQRIQETAQGKPLFVLHDGPPYANGNIHLGTAFNKILKDIILRSKRMAGFNVPYVPGWDCHGLPIEHNVDKELGEKKNTIPKLSKRSACRKYANKWIKIQKEQFKRLGVLGDWDKPYLTIDYSYEAAIAREFNTFLHSGAVIRNRKPVYWCTTCTTALAEAEVEYADHTSPSVYVKFAAGEDFSDIHPSLTGGKVFFVIWTTTPWTLPANLAIALNPEFIYAAVAVAGEIWIVAKDLVENVMAATEITDFKILGTFVATPFEHRKCRHPFMDRESVLVLADYVTADAGTGCVHTAPGHGADDYQTGLRYGLDILSPVDDKGIYTKDAGPYAGQQIPRVNKIIITDMAASGALLKESAIRHSYPHCWRCKEPVMYRATPQWFISMENNGLRTKALAAIETVQWTPAWGMQRIYSMIEGRPDWCLSRQRSWGVPLTVISCRSCGEIVKSTELVEKIDELFRKEGADAWFSHQLEDFIGNDTTCRKCGSKEFAKEEDILDVWFDSGVSHAAVLEEREELCSPADLYLEGSDQHRGWFHSSLLASTGTRGRAPFKGVLTHGYVVDGQGRKMSKSVGNVVAPGEVIEKYGAEILRLWVASEDYRDDVKVSDEILKQVSDSYRKIRNTIRYFLSNLNDFDPGKHRVADSELAEIDRWALAKFEELKNKITQSYERYEFHAIYQGLNYFCGTTMSAFYLDILKDRLYTSAPDSRARRSAQTVLYDILDGMLRLMSPILCFTAAEAWNVLKGIGENGPLLQEIHFAEFAPAKSIDCDEQMMEKWAKLIKIRSEITKALEIARRDKVIGHSLEAEVLIAAEGEMVGFLSGHWDLIKEISIISELAMAQKDSPVTGIQFASDEIPGMVIQVHPARGEKCERCWIRSTTVGTVTAHPAICERCASVLAEMQL
- a CDS encoding S41 family peptidase; its protein translation is MFTSNKYSFSSAVLLLLSLLSLSPPASAEISQADKETTYKQLELFSNILSILQENYVEEINTKEALNGAIRGLLYSLDPHSSYLAPESFKDLQDETRGSFSGIGIEVTIKNDLLTIVSPIADTPADQAGLKANDIILEIDGQKTKNMAPYDAIEKLRGPAGTSVTLSIYREGWDELKKMTIKREIIPIQSVKAEFLSPGLVYSRITKFQSHTSSEFKTKLQQLKNERQIDGLILDLRNNPGGLLHQAVSIADIFLEKGKIVYTKGRRPDQNTVFTAHASGEKRQFPLVLLVNEGSASAAEIVAGAIQAHKRGIIVGMQTFGKGSVQTIIPLPDGAGLRMTTATYYTPDDRSIQALGITPDVEVPFVACAQPEKPKTDKKLMKEADLSNHLPGLLQEKGKKGENIAPKLEERLQQDNQLRTAFNVLKSLTLFSGYNKSEN
- a CDS encoding peptidoglycan DD-metalloendopeptidase family protein gives rise to the protein MRNQQALIDKKEEALVKIRDDKSRVEEHLKKRISAYYTMGDIGLLNVTFSTQTLPELLTFHDAFDVLIKYDQNLLRVYGDTIKELLRVKSALDLEKSVLQEFINQAIAEKEVLEAAKTEKHILLTQVRTQTKLHKQAMEEMQRASDDLTKSIVAIKSKNQSEDQNFLANKGNLRPPVDGELITLFQQEKVNKLGISRKSLGIELQAPDGTNIVAVSDGEVIFSGYLRGYGNTVIIHHGFQYYTVTARIEKILVTQGQKLKRDEAIGIVGSTATLFDEGIYFEVRHSNQPLDPLIWLNPNRLRTATEQSTAPPDKGSPVQ